A window of the Desulfovibrio sp. UIB00 genome harbors these coding sequences:
- a CDS encoding polyprenyl synthetase family protein, translating to MIQLKARLALELPGINRALNKAVDTLPEPVRPVARHIFDAGGKRLRPLLTVLTARLLGHEAKSIQDLAITLEMLHAATLLHDDVLDNAVSRRGKPAAHTLFDVSSVILAGDALLAGANALVANYGDTRLTRCFSEATSRTAAGEILEIAAQRRVDSSSADYEDMVRGKTAWLIRAACEMGALAAGADDAAVAAAAAYGENLGMAFQMVDDALDFAPESVTGKPTGGDVREGKLTPPLRLYRDSLSTAERSAFDAAFCAGLMTETDAASIAESIRQAGHDDAVRRQADEFLDAARQALETLPDRPERELMRQMADYVRDRKK from the coding sequence ATGATCCAACTGAAAGCACGTCTGGCCCTTGAGCTGCCCGGCATCAACCGCGCTCTGAACAAGGCAGTGGATACCCTGCCGGAACCGGTGCGGCCTGTGGCCCGGCATATTTTTGATGCGGGCGGCAAGCGCCTGCGGCCCCTGCTGACCGTGCTCACGGCCCGTCTGCTGGGGCATGAGGCCAAGAGCATACAGGATCTGGCGATCACGCTGGAAATGCTCCACGCCGCAACCCTGCTGCACGACGATGTGCTGGACAATGCCGTAAGCCGCCGTGGCAAGCCCGCTGCGCATACGCTTTTTGACGTTTCCAGCGTCATTCTTGCAGGCGATGCCCTGCTGGCCGGGGCCAACGCCCTGGTGGCCAATTACGGCGACACGCGACTGACCCGCTGTTTTTCGGAAGCCACCAGCCGCACAGCGGCGGGTGAAATCCTCGAGATCGCGGCCCAGCGCCGCGTGGATTCCAGCAGCGCCGACTATGAAGACATGGTGCGCGGCAAAACGGCCTGGCTTATTCGCGCTGCCTGTGAAATGGGCGCGCTTGCCGCCGGGGCCGATGATGCCGCAGTGGCCGCTGCCGCCGCCTATGGCGAAAACCTTGGCATGGCCTTTCAGATGGTGGACGATGCCCTTGATTTCGCGCCAGAAAGCGTGACAGGCAAGCCCACTGGCGGCGATGTGCGCGAGGGCAAGCTCACGCCGCCCCTGCGCCTCTACCGCGACAGCCTGAGCACCGCAGAACGCAGCGCCTTTGACGCCGCCTTTTGCGCAGGGCTGATGACGGAAACCGATGCCGCAAGCATTGCCGAGAGCATCCGGCAGGCCGGACATGACGATGCCGTGCGCCGTCAGGCCGATGAATTTCTTGACGCGGCCAGGCAGGCATTAGAAACTCTGCCTGACAGACCCGAGCGCGAGCTTATGCGCCAGATGGCCGACTACGTGCGCGACAGAAAAAAGTAA